In Phycisphaerales bacterium, the sequence GGTGTGCCGAGTCGCGTGTGGAACCTGTCGTGGTCTGGACCATTCCGCGTGACGCCAACGCTTGAGGTGCCGGCCTGATGTCACAGCCCGAGCCAACTACATCACCAACCGAGAGCCACTCCCGCTGGCTCGCCGCGGCCCGCGCACTGGGCATGATCGCCCTGACGATCCTCGCGTTCGTGCTGTGGACCGCCAAGGCCGAGGCCGGATTCTGATCGCCTTCGCTCTTGGGCGATCGCACCATCTCCACACCAGCATCGCTCGCATACGCTGAGCCATGAGCACCACCGTGCGACCGATCGCTGCGGGGCTTGTCCCGCCGACGTGGCCAGACTCCATCCCTGCCGCGCGCTTTGCGGCGGCCATCGAGCACCGATCACCCACCGGGTGCGACGTTGCGCTCATCGGTCTCCCCGACGATCTGGGCGTGCGACTCAATAGCGGACGGCCCGGCGCGAGCGAAGGCCCGCGAGAGTTTCGGGCCGCCCTTTCTCGCTACGGCGTCGCGGACCCGCCCGACATCACCTGGCCCAAGGTCTTCGACGCGGGCGACATCGAGCCAGACAAGGGCACCGACGCCGACGCCCTCGCGAGGATCCACGACAAAGTCACCGCGGTCGTCACCGAGATCCTCAACCTTGGCCTCTTCCCCATCGCTATCGGCGGTGGGCACGACCTCACCTTTCCCTTCGTTCGTGCCGTAGCCCAGAAGCACGGCACGCTCGACGGCGTGTATCTCGACGCCCACCTCGACGTCCGCCCCGAGCCAGGCTCGGGCATGCCCTTCCGAAAACTCATCGAGGACGGGCACGCGCGACGCCTCCAGGTCTTCGGCCTCAACCGCGTCGTCACCACCGAGGCCCACGCGAGATGGTTCACCGATCACGACGGCGTCATCCACACACCCGAGTCTCGCCCGCGCTCGCCCGAGGACTTCCCCGTCTGGCCCTGCTTCGTGAGCCTCGATCTCGACGTGATCGATTCGGCCCATGCGCCGGGTGTGAGCGCGATCAACCCAGCGGGCTGG encodes:
- a CDS encoding formimidoylglutamase — protein: MSTTVRPIAAGLVPPTWPDSIPAARFAAAIEHRSPTGCDVALIGLPDDLGVRLNSGRPGASEGPREFRAALSRYGVADPPDITWPKVFDAGDIEPDKGTDADALARIHDKVTAVVTEILNLGLFPIAIGGGHDLTFPFVRAVAQKHGTLDGVYLDAHLDVRPEPGSGMPFRKLIEDGHARRLQVFGLNRVVTTEAHARWFTDHDGVIHTPESRPRSPEDFPVWPCFVSLDLDVIDSAHAPGVSAINPAGWSAADAQAAAVAAGRTPSVRCFDLMELSPQHDQDGRTARLAAHLFLSFLHGFAQRPR